In the Mytilus galloprovincialis chromosome 10, xbMytGall1.hap1.1, whole genome shotgun sequence genome, one interval contains:
- the LOC143048383 gene encoding 3'-5' exoribonuclease HELZ2-like, giving the protein MHQNNERDKYTRISGLIHDNATPICGKLMEQHLKRINKSFPDFIDDHQHAIFHFYSDKMCCLCKDNPSGKSILRKTQIMILFDTDDKSQRRRGHKHQRNNNLCCCFAKKNIKVDNLDFTLLKFMLINFCEDEFWFCFLVSCQDSFETFLDKQRHNLFHLWQSNCACCMCRTGYLRPNVNFIDKHQFRKVFIKTQAVCSTPSHNFHSCIYKAEPGLTYKELKQRDLRLFYSLTNFFCPLRKCIETLGDRRNDVVAHTVSAKIPCDDFDDLWRSMVSCLLEIAEAVDNKIETERRIDYQKTAHLDNKMSAQWRTELLAEINQKEELAYEIKDTKDMVQFGLKVIEAKLDKSIENDTCLRNLLNETCNNIMQSFDQGKKPRELEKDQILNHSEQVSTTVLNGPTIDAIVNDKNRVRVKRGTLNNHILENNNNDKIVCRQIKSPSTSACPLVEAALQVPKIPNDEKGVYIVAQVELKITCVKTQIREVHDLAFNQTETFNVIEHFAVGIFYKELKGFLLYISVLSWYTNFLLEHEIMHGSDLGASLKMLESPEMNDVDVNNALGNYSCDDTDDEDIKDTYECGRCKAKFQSLDIFINHKMSCKVKKTGKKVTKSDADSEDLTTQFRYTLSTDDEHVMNDIQKMIKENTDKFTTTNMGNDFYEKGSLVIWGKMNTSVTKNRESVKKCMEVFVVNMLENCQINSEKETKVTVKLDILKEIEGCEDDDEDVFCCGRCNKLFNRIDTFSSHKKECNRRARLLRTIRQKELLSGEKPRTVEAQCNSSEQTIDPLKTKESSNPIEIGLSLYPDESKKYYEQLQNIEPSESGKVVLRQMRKKKKKKPSTSRKPDTDDSDTSFLGSESNFSTISSSTDSGFDTDRLTNLTQDISEDMVINSDYSEGSMSSADEKTLKVLQESSKVQASSTDLSEPEETGEYEDLNFYQRSKKGLDFELKDDLNLIKFGLDLSPSCVNDLSSHMKRHIKEYYEDLILDNNKLQILCRNEPSKYKRGIIEIEASHMAKCTVSDKADTDVIEISGRSKCGKAYTEDEVVIEILGREISSSNTLRMEKKKQVGKTYGKVVGLLKRTRCRNMDYPVFICEIDEHEMDKAKPICKTMPKLHLVRNEKELKPYTVDIYKYKKRKRILEFQESLTINKHLIKAYLFYVVCLSWEKLQYPMGAIFKVHHSTQNYIKSMRILDLQYKIPSEYEENTMESTDNLLQMTKEESLSTKLSNRRDLTGLNIFTIDPEKSKVFDDAIHIREVPGDCTKGLRNTEHYEVGVHITDVASIVKLNSDMDNEALQRGTTYFPGQFLLPHHMLPEPISEDICCLLPEQERPTLTVFLYFNINKEILFDKTKLCKSTITSRAKLSYREVQNMIDNPEYEHVLKTEIKQLYEISKTIRKKRLGNAALSVPVELNLPGEGDSDAFDAYYLIEEFMILTNYMVGILIKRNFPDCVPLRCQDSPSFQKVNDWLTLYPNISDIILQLQGRSLAQDRRLSMANIGETVRNDILPIQSWVWNSFVYSVRDENFTAARVLLGSDELHPMHALALHDWETIQETAVYRCSGTSITTERHYSLNITPYVHFTAPIRRYIDIVAQRLFHAAIDKEKSPYSSEQIKNMCVYVNNVSRNAQIYRNKCQELVFASIVVKEPFMTHGFVDDFTEDEIRLIIPGLKFVQSQHKSISISHLHVCAPPQTIPDTDIVRRTVEKNRLVLKWKKRIYSIKQMAPKGRNPKSGYVRSTDEYQKIHPHQNANFHKVTTWVHYLKLLTSGANSSQLKRELSLDRLRAGFRDRYLPSAFNTELDINSELQNPNTRENGNDHVMFPEQFSLFSFSFSHGQSLAVQMSAVMRNGLLIPVVDLLSLTHGIKCCLKHMRDPVSCFESYSTVKSKDNYATSQEYKDTWIPIILMESAFSVVRESGILINDVNIRFQQRNGFFTLRTEFCFERCLDIKLITTSFLDDHKKIYERESDIKTGVSDYLCIRCPINYSEGDRFLGQKLHCRHYFWLGHAKITRVIKIAKDTPDERIKVFFELANEDIVPEAIRYKDIGVKCSIEILQRIESNKRVEASLLYLNRADITLPKSIALNKQPPDIDEKYANLVKCDIEIGLPENNKMQTKAIRIALRSSFSLIHGPPGTGKTNTGIKLIHLFHKINQLRLKDVMESCYKIIYCGPSNKSVDLVARRLMKHSIKGGPSIVRFYGTSIEQLVYEVPGKGVFDNKGSDYKPDEAMNNISLHYLIRTTGQYAREISAYEENFKRKASSITLTKVKEYKKLLSTATEEELSKHDVIFCTTSMVTSPRLIKATRNNVSQLIVDECGMCTEPECMATIIASKPEQVVLIGDHKQLRPIVMCKQAADLGLERSLFERYSKTARFVQLNMQYRMHDSICNFPSGEFYEGSLQTAESPSYVENPRLSIWLNDQGLHRKERHIFSHVEGTEEYILVSTESENEHSCSNKIEVDQVIKIFKHLCYNEKIFNRGEKSCTLNIMSQYNAQCQEIKQALAREKLDHSEIHTVVSSQGGEWDYVIFSLVRSLPDYRIEPHPTKGWCKENLGFITDHNQINVALTRARKGLFIIGNKHLLTCDQVWKNLITEYESKGCVIDGANFPKEVLSANKKKKASKKKP; this is encoded by the exons ATGCATCAAAACAATGAAAGAGACAAGTATACAAGAATCTCTGGATTGATACATGACAATGCGACGCCTATATGTGGAAAACTGATGGAACAACACCTAAAACGCATAAATAAATCATTTCCCGACTTCATAGATGACCATCAACAtgccatttttcatttttattccgATAAAATGTGTTGCCTTTGTAAAGACAATCCTTCGGGCAAATCGATTCTCAGAAAGACGCAAATAATGATATTATTCGATACTGACGACAAATCACAACGCAGAAGAGGACATAAGCATCAAAGAAACAATAATTTATGTTGTTGCTTtgcgaaaaaaaatattaaagtcgaCAATCttgattttactcttttaaaattTATGCTTATAAATTTTTGCGAAGACGagttttggttttgttttcttgtttcttgtCAGGACAGTTTCGAAACCTTCCTGGACAAACAGAGGCACAACTTGTTTCATCTATGGCAATCAAACTGTGCATGTTGTATGTGTCGAACAGGGTACTTACGGCCAAATGTGAATTTTATAGACAAGCACCAGTTCAGAAAAGTATTTATTAAAACACAGGCTGTGTGCTCTACTCCAAGTCATAATTTTCATTCATGTATATATAAGGCAGAACCAGGTTTAACATATAAGGAATTAAAACAAAGAGATTTGAGATTGTTTTATTCTTTGACAAACTTTTTTTGTCCACTTAGAAAATGTATCGAAACTTTAGGAGATCGCAGAAACGATGTTGTTGCTCATACAGTATCAGCAAAaattccttgtgatgattttgaCGATCTATGGCGAAGTATGGTTTCATGTTTACTTGAAATAGCTGAAGcagttgataataaaatagaaacaGAAAGACGCATCGATTATCAAAAAACGGCACATTTAGACAATAAAATGTCTGCACAGTGGCGGACAGAACTGCTTGCTGAAATAAATCAGAAGGAA GAGTTAGCGTATGAAATAAAGGACACGAAAGACATGGTACAATTTGGATTGAAAGTTATAGAAGCCAAATTAGACAAAAGTATTGAAAATGATACATGTTTACGGAATTTACTTAACGAAACCTGTAATAACATAATGCAAAGCTTTGATCAGGGAAAAAAGCCAAGGGAACTTGAGAAAGACCAAATATTGAATCATAGCGAACAGGTCAGCACAACAGTTTTGAATGGACCAACAATCGACGCCATTGTCAATGACAAGAATAGAGTAAGAGTAAAAA gagGAACATTAAATAACCACATCCTTGAAAATAACAACAATGATAAAATAGTTTGCAGACAAATCAAATCACCTTCCACCTCAGCATGTCCTTTAGTTGAAGCAGCGTTACAAGTTCCCAAGATACCAAACGATGAAAAAGGAGTTTATATTG TGGCGCAAGTGGAGCTAAAAATAACATGCGTAAAAACCCAAATTCGGGAAGTCCATG ATTTGGCTTTTAACCAAACTGAAACATTCAATGTTATCGAACATTTTGCAGTCGGAATATTCTACAAAGAATTGAAAGGTTTCCTGTTGTATATTTCTGTTCTAAGCTGGTATACAAATTTTCTGTTAGAACATGAAATCATGCATGGCAGCG ATTTAGGAGCTTCTCTAAAAATGCTTGAAAGCCCTGAAATGAACGACGTGGACGTTAACAATGCTTTGGGAAACTATTCATGTGATGACA CAGATGATGAAGATATAAAAGACACATATGAATGTGGGCGATGTAAAGCAAAGTTTCAAAGTCTAGACATTTTCATAAATCACAAGATGTCTTGTAAAGTGAAAAAAACTGGAAAGAAG GTGACAAAGTCTGATGCTGATTCTGAGGACCTGACAACTCAGT TTAGATATACACTTAGCACTGATGATGAACACGTTATGAATGACATACAAAAGATGATAAAAGAAAACACAGATAAATTTACGACAACGAATATGGGCAACGACTTCTACGAAAAGGGTAGCTTGGTGATTTGGGGGAAAATGAATACATCAGTCACAAAGAATAGAGAGTCAGTAAAGAAATGTATGGAAGTGTTTGTGGTAAACATGTTGGAAAACTGTCAGATAaattcagaaaaggaaacaaagGTTACCGTGAAACTAGATATATTGAAAGAAATAGAAG GGTGTGAAGACGATGACGAGGACGTGTTTTGCTGCGGAAGATGTAACAAATTGTTTAACAGGATAGATACATTTAGTTCACATAAAAAGGAATGTAACAGGAGAGCAAGACTTTTAAGGACCATCAGACAAAAAGAGTTGCTTTCAGGAGAA AAACCACGAACGGTTGAAGCTCAATGCAATTCAAGTGAACAGACTATAG ATCCTTTGAAAACCAAGGAGTCATCTAACCCAATAGAAATCGGACTTTCTTTATATCCTGATGAATCCAAAAAGTATTACGAACAACTTCAAAACATTGAACCATCGGAAAGTGGAAAAGTTGTCCTCAGACAAAtgagaaagaaaaagaaaaagaaacctaGCACCTCACGTAAACCTGATACAGATGACTCAGATACAAGCTTTTTGGGAAGCGAAAGCAATTTTTCTACAATAAGTTCCTCAACTGACAGTGGTTTTGATACCGATCGATTAACGAATTTGACACAAGATATTTCAGAAGACATGGTTATTAATTCAGATTATAGTGAAGGCTCTATGTCATCTGCTGATGAGAAAACGCTCAAAGTCCTACAAGAAAGTTCAAAAGTTCAGGCAAGTTCAACTGATTTGTCAGAGCCAGAGGAAACCGGTGAATATGAAGACTTGAATTTTTATCAAAGATCTAAAAAAGGTTTAGATTTCGAATTGAAAGATGAtttaaatcttataaaatttGGTCTTGACCTGTCACCTAGTTGCGTAAATGATCTCTCTTCGCATATGAAAAGACACATAAAAGAATATTATGAAGATTTGATACTTGACAATAATAAGTTACAAATTCTCTGTAGGAATGAGCCCTCTAAGTACAAGCGAGGAATAATCGAAATTGAGGCATCACATATGGCAAAATGCACAGTATCAGATAAGGCAGATACAGATGTAATTGAAATATCGGGCCGTTCCAAATGTGGAAAAGCATACACAGAAGACGAGGTCGTAATTGAAATTTTAGGTCGAGAAATTAGCAGCTCTAACACTCTACGAATGGAAAAGAAAAAGCAGGTAGGAAAAACATATGGCAAAGTAGTTGGTCTGTTAAAACGAACTCGATGCAGGAACATGGATTACCCTGtatttatttgtgaaattgatGAACATGAAATGGATAAGGCAAAGCCTATTTGTAAAACAATGCCCAAATTGCATTTAGTTCGTaatgaaaaagaattaaaaccGTATACAgttgatatttataaatacaaaaagcGAAAGCGAATATTAGAATTTCAGGAATCTCTGACAATAAACAAGCATTTGATAAAAGCTTACTTGTTCTATGTTGTCTGCCTGTCATGGGAAAAACTACAGTACCCAATGGGTGCAATTTTCAAAGTCCATCATTCGACACAAAATTACATTAAAAGTATGCGAATACTAGATTTGCAATATAAAATACCCTCTGAATACGAAGAAAATACTATGGAATCCACCGATAATTTACTACAGATGACCAAAGAAGAGAGTTTGAGTACAAAGTTATCCAATCGGCGTGATTTGACTGGTTTGAATATCTTTACAATAGATCCAGAGAAATCAAAGGTTTTTGATGATGCAATACATATAAGAGAAGTCCCTGGTGATTGCACTAAAGGATTACGCAATACAGAACATTACGAAGTAGGGGTACACATTACAGATGTTGCATCTATTGTAAAGCTTAATTCTGATATGGATAATGAGGCATTACAGAGAGGCACAACGTATTTCCCAGGTCAGTTTTTACTTCCGCATCATATGTTGCCAGAGCCAATATCTGAGGATATATGTTGTCTTTTGCCGGAGCAGGAGAGGCCAACTTTAactgtatttttatatttcaatataaataaggAAATCTTATTTGACAAAACAAAGTTATGTAAGTCAACCATAACATCACGTGCTAAGTTGAGTTATAGAGAGGTTCAGAATATGATTGATAATCCCGAATATGAACATGTTCTAAAGACGGAAATAAAACAACTGtatgaaatttcaaaaacaattagaaaaaagAGGCTTGGAAATGCAGCTTTATCTGTTCCTGTTGAACTTAATCTTCCCGGAGAAGGAGATTCTGATGCATTTGATGCATACTATCTAATAGAGGAATTTATGATTCTTACAAATTACATGGTTGGCATTCTTATCAAACGTAATTTCCCAGATTGTGTTCCACTGAGATGCCAAGATTCTCCATCGTTTCAAAAAGTGAACGATTGGCTAACATTATATCCAAACATTTCAGATATCATATTACAACTGCAAGGTCGTTCTCTAGCTCAAGATAGACGCCTTTCAATGGCAAATATCGGAGAAACAGTACGAAATGATATTCTTCCAATACAAAGTTGGGTTTGGAATTCATTTGTATATTCAGTTAGGGATGAAAACTTTACAGCAGCAAGAGTTCTTCTAGGGAGCGATGAACTACATCCTATGCATGCACTTGCATTACATGACTGGGAAACAATTCAGGAAACTGCTGTTTACCGATGCTCTGGTACAAGCATTACAACAGAACGCCATTACTCACTTAATATAACCCCGTATGTGCATTTTACTGCACCAATTAGGCGGTATATTGATATTGTTGCTCAAAGACTTTTCCATGCAGCAATTGATAAAGAAAAATCCCCCTACAGCAgtgaacaaattaaaaacatgtgCGTATATGTGAACAATGTGTCTAGAAATGCacaaatatatagaaataaatgcCAAGAGCTTGTATTTGCAAGTATAGTTGTCAAAGAACCGTTCATGACTCATGGATTTGTAGATGATTTTACAGAAGATGAAATTAGATTAATCATTCCTGGTCTAAAATTTGTGCAAAGTCAACATAAATCTATATCAATATCCCACCTTCATGTTTGCGCTCCACCACAGACAATTCCAGATACTGACATCGTCAGGCGGACAGTTGAAAAAAATCGCTTAGTCTTAAAATGGAAAAAGCGTATTTATTCCATAAAACAAATGGCACCAAAGGGTAGAAATCCTAAAAGCGGTTATGTAAGAAGTACTGATGAGTATCAGAAAATCCACCCTCATCAAAAtgcaaattttcataaagtaACAACTTGGGTTCACTATTTGAAACTACTTACTTCTGGAGCAAATTCATCACAGCTGAAGAGAGAATTAAGTTTGGATAGGTTACGTGCCGGATTTCGAGACAGATATTTACCAAGTGCCTTTAATACAGAGTTGGATATTAATTCTGAACTTCAAAATCCGAATACACGTGAGAATGGAAACGATCACGTGATGTTTCCTGAGCAATTTTCCCTCTTCAGTTTTTCGTTTAGTCATGGACAAAGTTTAGCAGTTCAAATGTCAGCAGTCATGCGCAATGGGTTATTGATACCAGTAGTTGATCTCCTAAGTTTGACACATGGTATTAAATGCTGTCTTAAACATATGCGAGACCCAGTAAGTTGTTTTGAGTCTTATTCAACAGTCAAATCAAAAGATAACTATGCGACATCACAAGAGTACAAAGATACTTGGATTCCAATCATTTTAATGGAGTCGGCCTTTTCAGTTGTCAGAGAAAGTGGAATATTGATAAATGATGTAAATATCAGATTTCAGCAGAGAAATGGATTTTTCACGTTAAGAACGGAATTTTGTTTTGAACGATGCTTAGATATAAAACTTATCACAACATCGTTTCTTGATGATCATAAAAAGATATACGAGAGAGAAAGTGATATCAAAACTGGAGTGTCAGACTATTTATGTATACGTTGCCCAATAAATTATAGCGAAGGAGATAGGTTTTTAGGACAGAAACTTCACTGTCGTCATTATTTCTGGCTTGGTCATGCAAAAATCACAAGAGTGATAAAGATTGCTAAAGATACACCTGATGAAcgaataaaagttttttttgaaCTTGCAAATGAGGATATTGTTCCCGAGGCGATACGATATAAAGATATTGGAGTCAAGTGTAGCATTGAAATATTACAAAGGATAGAATCAAACAA GAGAGTTGAAGCTTCTCTTCTCTATCTGAACCGCGCAGACATAACTCTTCCAAAGTCAATAGCTTTGAATAAACAGCCTCCAGATATTG atgaaaaatatgcaaatttggTGAAGTGTGACATTGAAATCGGACTTCcagaaaataacaaaatgcagACAAAGGCTATCAGAATTGCTCTTCGATCAAGCTTCTCTCTGATTCATGGACCACCAG GTACTGGGAAAACAAATACTGGTATAAAGCTCATACATCTGTTTCACAAAATCAACCAGTTACGTCTTAAAGATGTCATGGAATCTTGTTATAAAATCATATATTGTGGTCCATCTAATAAGTCAGTTGACCTAGTTGCAA gGCGCCTTATGAAACACTCTATTAAAGGCGGTCCTAGTATTGTACGTTTCTACGGAACCTCTATAGAACAGTTAGTCTATGAAGTTCCAGGAAAAGGCGTGTTCGATAACAAAGGGTCTGATTATAAACCAGATGAAGCTATGAATAATATTTCACTACATTATCTTATCCGAACTACAGGACAATATGCAAGAGAAATATCAGCTTATGAAGAAAACTTTAAGAGAAAGGCTAGCAGCATTACTCTTACTAAAGTTAAAGAGTATAAGAAACTTTTGAGTACAGCAACCGAAGAAGAGCTTAGTAAACATGACGTCATTTTCTGTACAACATCAATGGTAACAAGTCCTCGACTTATAAAAGCAACAAGGAATAATGTTTCGCAGCTTATAGTTGACGAATGTGGAATGTGTACTGAACCGGAATGTATGGCCACAATAATAGCATCAAAACCAGAACAAGTCGTATTGATAGGAGACCACAAACAACTTCGACCAATTGTAATGTGTAAACAAGCAGCTGATCTAGGACTTGAAAGGTCCCTGTTCGAACGATACTCAAAAACGGCAAGATTTGTTCAGTTAAATATGCAATACAGAATG CATGACAGTATTTGTAATTTTCCGTCTGGAGAGTTTTATGAAGGATCATTGCAAACAGCTGAATCGCCGTCATATGTAGAAAATCCACGACTTTCTATATGGCTGAATGATCAAGGACTTCACAGGAAAGAAAGacacatttttagccatgttgaaGGCACTGAGGAATATATATTAGTTAGCACTGAGTCAGAAAACGAACATTCGTGTAGCAATAAAATTGAAGTTGATCAAGTG atcAAGATCTTCAAGCACTTATGTTACAATGAGAAAATTTTTAACAGAGGAGAAAAGTCGTGTACATTGAATATCATGTCCCAGTATAATGCACAGTGTCAGGAAATCAAACAAGCATTGGCGAGAGAAAAACTAGATCACAGTGAAATTCACACTGTGGTGTCAAGCCAAG GAGGAGAATGGGACTATGTCATATTCAGTCTTGTGAGATCATTACCTGATTACAGAATAGAACCTCATCCCACTAAAGGATGGTGTAAAGAAAACCTCGGCTTTATCACAGATCACAACCAGATAAATGTAGCGCTCACAAGAGCAAGGAAAGGATTATTTATCATAg GAAACAAGCATCTGTTGACGTGTGATCAGGTATGGAAAAACCTAATTACTGAATATGAATCTAAAGGTTGCGTTATCGATGGAGCCAACTTTCCCAAAGAAGTCTTGTCTGCCAATAAAAAGAAGAAAGCTAGTAAGAAAAAGCCTTGA